The following are encoded together in the Deltaproteobacteria bacterium genome:
- a CDS encoding ABC transporter permease encodes MSDRSGLLALLRRTARHRGAAVGMVLLALFLLAAVFAPVIAPRDPLEQKLDEGLSGPSASHWMGQDKFGRDVLSRLIHGARLSLAVGLGTVGISLLIGLAAGSLAGFLGGAADRIFTGVCDVLLAFPGILLAIGIAAVRGPSFGNVLFALSILGWVGYARVIRAQVLSVKTREFVESARAVGSSPSRLLLRHILPNAISPILVEATFGIARAIVAEAGLSFLGLGVAPPAASWGSMIGEGRHFLFIAPHLVTAPGAAILLTVMAFNFVGDGLRDALDVTTTTTP; translated from the coding sequence ATGAGTGATCGATCCGGTCTCCTCGCGCTCCTGCGCCGCACGGCCCGGCACCGGGGCGCCGCCGTCGGGATGGTCCTCCTTGCCCTGTTCCTCCTCGCCGCCGTCTTCGCGCCGGTCATCGCGCCGCGCGACCCCCTTGAACAAAAGCTCGACGAGGGGCTGTCGGGGCCTTCCGCCTCGCACTGGATGGGGCAGGACAAGTTCGGGCGCGACGTCCTTTCCCGGCTGATCCACGGGGCCCGCCTCTCCCTCGCCGTGGGGTTGGGGACGGTCGGCATCTCGCTCCTCATCGGCCTGGCCGCCGGCTCCCTCGCCGGCTTCCTCGGCGGCGCCGCGGACCGGATCTTCACCGGCGTCTGCGACGTCCTGTTGGCGTTCCCCGGGATCCTGCTCGCCATCGGGATCGCCGCCGTGCGCGGCCCCTCGTTCGGAAACGTCCTGTTCGCCCTTTCGATCCTCGGGTGGGTGGGGTACGCCCGGGTGATCCGCGCCCAGGTGCTCTCCGTGAAAACGAGGGAGTTCGTCGAGTCGGCCCGCGCCGTGGGGAGTTCCCCGTCGCGCCTCCTCCTGCGCCACATCCTCCCTAACGCGATCTCCCCGATCCTCGTGGAGGCGACCTTCGGGATCGCCCGCGCCATCGTCGCGGAGGCGGGGCTCTCTTTCCTGGGCCTGGGCGTCGCGCCGCCGGCGGCGTCGTGGGGGTCGATGATCGGCGAGGGCCGGCACTTCCTGTTCATCGCGCCGCACCTCGTGACGGCCCCCGGAGCGGCGATCCTTCTCACGGTGATGGCGTTCAACTTCGTCGGGGACGGGCTCCGCGACGCCCTCGACGTGACCACAACCACAACCCCGTGA
- the nagZ gene encoding beta-N-acetylhexosaminidase yields the protein MRHGDSIASPLWVGFEGKTLPATLSRWLARGEVGGVVLYSRNIESPAQVRGLCREIRSAAGRGNPLPLIAVDQEGGRVARLKDPPFTRFPPARACSLFCCRNESVAEGLGAATAAELRAVGIDVNFAPVLDVDSNPRNPVIGDRAFSEDPHTAAALGIAFAKGSLSRGILPVGKHFPGHGDTSADSHKELPVVRAGRQTLLRRELLPFRRAARAGIPALMTAHVMYPALDRALPATLSRKILHDLLRERLRFRGAIISDALEMKAIAGRYGIGEAAVLAVTAGCDVVLVCRGEKEQAEAIDRLVRETRDRPTFRRAAAAAAVRSGRLRAWASSKERCRRSPRAVGAARHR from the coding sequence ATGAGACATGGAGACAGCATCGCCTCCCCCCTCTGGGTCGGCTTTGAAGGGAAGACGCTTCCCGCCACGCTTTCGCGGTGGCTCGCGCGGGGCGAGGTCGGCGGCGTCGTCCTGTACTCCCGCAACATCGAGAGCCCGGCTCAGGTGCGCGGATTGTGCCGCGAGATCCGGTCCGCGGCGGGCCGAGGCAATCCCCTCCCGCTGATCGCCGTCGACCAGGAGGGAGGCCGTGTGGCGCGGTTGAAGGATCCGCCGTTCACCCGGTTTCCACCCGCCCGCGCCTGCTCCCTCTTCTGTTGCCGGAACGAGTCCGTGGCGGAAGGGCTGGGCGCCGCGACCGCCGCCGAGCTGCGGGCGGTGGGGATCGACGTGAACTTCGCCCCGGTCCTCGACGTGGACAGCAACCCTCGCAATCCGGTGATCGGGGATCGCGCCTTCTCCGAAGATCCGCACACCGCGGCCGCCCTCGGGATCGCGTTCGCGAAGGGATCGCTCTCCCGGGGGATCCTTCCGGTCGGGAAACATTTCCCGGGCCACGGGGACACGTCCGCCGACTCCCACAAAGAGCTGCCGGTCGTCCGGGCGGGAAGGCAGACGCTCCTTCGCCGCGAACTGCTCCCCTTCCGCCGCGCCGCGCGCGCGGGGATCCCGGCGCTCATGACCGCCCACGTGATGTACCCCGCGCTCGACCGCGCCTTGCCGGCCACCCTGTCCCGGAAGATCCTTCACGACCTGTTGCGGGAACGGTTGCGGTTTCGCGGAGCGATCATCTCCGACGCGCTGGAGATGAAGGCGATCGCGGGTCGTTACGGCATCGGGGAGGCGGCGGTCCTCGCCGTGACGGCCGGGTGCGACGTCGTGCTCGTGTGCCGGGGGGAGAAGGAGCAGGCGGAGGCGATCGACCGGCTGGTCCGGGAGACCCGGGACCGGCCTACGTTCCGGAGGGCGGCGGCGGCGGCGGCGGTTCGGTCGGGGCGGCTTCGGGCGTGGGCGTCGTCGAAAGAACGTTGTCGGCGGTCCCCGCGGGCGGTGGGGGCGGCACGGCATCG